The genomic DNA CTTCGTCACGTGCACCTCGGCCTGCCCGCGGGCGCCCTCGTAGGCCCCGGTTCCGCCGGTGATGGCCACCGTGAAGTCCGTGGCGTTGATGCGCCTCATGTCCTGGAAGGTCAGCTGGCCGCCCCCGTGGCCGATGTAGGTGCGAAGGACGCGCTCCAGATGTCGTCGGCCGAGGACGAGCGTCCAGTCCAGGCACTCGGCCCTGAGGGTGCCCACCCATCGTTCGCAGAACGCGTTGGCGTTCGGGGCCCGGATCGGGGTGAGGACGATCCTCATGCCCTCGGACCGGAACACCTCGTCGAAAGGACCGGAGAACTTGGTGTCCCGGTCGTGGATCAGGAACCTCGGGGACCGTCCTTCCTCCTGGAGGGCCATGGTGAGGTTCCGGGCCTGCTGGGTGACCCACCCCGAGTCGGGGTTGAGTGTCGCTCCCCCCAGGTGGACCTTCCGCGTCCCGAGCTCGATCCATACCAGCACGTACAGCGTCTTCAGCGTGATGGTCTCCACGGTGAGGAAGTCGCACGCCAGCATCCCGGCCGCCTGGTGGCGGAGGAACTGGCTCCACGTGGGGCCACGCCGGGGAGCGGGGCCGAGGCCGGCCCGGCGAAGCGCCGTCGCGATCGTGGTGGCAGACACCCTCACCCCGAGCTTGAGCAGCTCCCCCCGGATGCGCATGTAGCCCCACCGGGGGTTCTCCCTCGCCAGTCGCAGGATCAGCGCCCGGACCTCGGGGTCGAGGGCGGGGCGTCCTGGATGGCGGTGGGGCGTGGTCCACTTCCTGGCGACGAGCTGCCGGTGCCACCGGAGGAGGGTCTCGGGCCGGACCAGGACGCTCCCCACGCCTCCCGCCGAAGCAGCCTGCTCGCGGCGGCGAGGAACGCCCTGTCGGATGCTCGGTAGATCGGCCGCTTCACCTGCCGGCGCAGGATCGCGACCTGGTGTCGCAGCACGGCGATCTCCAGTTCGGCCTCGGCCGCAATGCGGTCGTCCGAACGGACCAGACCGAGGACCCGGCGCAGGAGGAGATAGAGGAGGGAGCTGATCACGGCGCGGCATTGTCGCAGACCGGACCGCCGCTGCCGGTCTCAGGCCCGCGATCGAGTTTCTGGACCCCACGGCCTCACGGGCCAGCTTCCCTTCCGGCGGGAGTCCGAAGCGGCCACCATGTGGGCGCATGTCCGGGACAAGCCGCCCGCGGTCACCGACCTCCGCCCGGACGTGCCGCAGGGCCTGAACCGGGTCCTGGCGAAGGCGTTGAGCAAGGCTCCGGAGTTCCGCTATCAAACGGCGGGGGAGCTGGCCACCGCGGCCCGGGCCGTGGTGGGCTCGGGCGGTGACGAACGGTCCCTGGACCAGCCTCCGCCGGAGCGGCCGTCCGCTGTACGCGGCGCTCTCCTCGGGGCGGGAATCGCGGCGGCCCTGGTAGTCGGGCTGGTCGTCTTCCTGCTGGCAGGCCATGGATCTGCGCCCCGGGCGGAGCCCTCGGCGCCCTCGACTCCAAGCGTCGCCACCTCGGCGACCATCCCCTCTGCGACCACCCCACCGGAGGACCTGGTCACCGGGACCGGTCTGTTCCGGCTCGATCCGCAGACCGGGAAGCCGTCAGGCCGCATCGCCCCATCCGTCTTCGATCCAGGCGCGATCGACGGGCTCGCCGTCGGGGAAGGGGGATTGTGGGTCCACGTCGGATCCGAGGGCGAAGTTGCCGAGATCAAGCCCAAAACTAAAGCGGTGGCGGCGATCGTGCCGGTAGACCCCAGCGGCTACGTGTTCACCGGACAGGGCGCGGTGTGGATCGGGTCAGGCGACCGGGTCCTGCGGGTCGATCCCGTCGATGGGCGGATCGCCGCGACGATTGCCTACCCCGCCCACCCGAGCGGCCCTCTGTCATCCGCGACGAGGGATCTGGTGTGGGCCGACGGACCGGCGATGAGCAAGAAGCCCGGTCTTCCAAACAGCGGCCGATCGCTCCTCGGCATCGATACCCGCACGAACGAGGTCGTGGTGGCCATCGCCCTGCCGAGCTGGAGCGGCATGTGCCTGCTGAGCGGTGCCTTGTGGGTAGCCGAGCCGGTCGGTCCGAACCTCGGCCCGCCGCGGCTCCTGCGGCTTGATCCCAAGCTCCAGCCCCCGGTCCGTGTCCCCGAGTCCAAACGCGATCCAGCCGTGCTCGACGCACTCGGGCTCGTCTTCGAGGAGTCGCTCGGCCCGGCGATCCCACCCGTCGGCCACGGACGTGAGGCCCTTCTGCCAGTACTCGACGGAGAGCCACCACATGGCCACGATCGCCGCTCGATGCCGCTCTCCGGTCTCGAGGTAGCAGGCGAACGCCGCTTCGTGAGCCCGGATCGCCTCGTCGAGGCGGCCGGTGGAGTAGGCGGCTTGGCCGAGCGCATCGAGATCGTCGGGGCCGAGCGCTCCCTCCGCGCCAGCCGGGGCGAGGGCGTCGTATGCCTCGCTCCAAGCGCTGCGGAGGAACGCCTCCCGGCCTCGTTGGAGCAGCGCCCCAGGAGTCTCTTGCGTGTCCATTGCCTCCTGATCCTCGCTCATATGACGATGGCGGGAGGGTGGAATTCGAACCCTGGAGGGACTCGCTCCCCTAGCGGTTTTCAAGACCGCCGCCTTCGTCCGCTCGGCCACCCTCCCGCGGGATTGTCCCACGGGTTCAGACGGGCGGATCCCCTGCTGGACTATCGCTTGTACAAGGAAGTCTTTCCCACCTGGGCCTTAGCGCGCCGGATTGTCGGCATCCGAATAGGACCCACGGCCGGTCGGGCCGCTTGCGGCCGCTGCCCGGGGGGCGGCCCATCTTCATCGGCAGGATGGCGACTGCTCCTTGGTACCCATCGCAACATCGCTCACGGCTCAGCGCAACACGCTCCCCACGCCGGGACGCGGCGAACACACGCTGGGGGGTCGCTGGCTTGGCGCCCGGATCTCGGACCACTCCTGCATGTCGGTGTGCACTCCCTCTCCCGTCTGCTCGGCTCCGCTGCCGCCCTTGACGGGTGAGCTTGCGGGCACGACCAAGCAGAACTCGGGATGTGGGTCACGTAGAGTCCGCGCTCGGCCACGGGTCGAACGACCAGATGATGAGAGTTCAGCCCGAGTACGGCCCGTTTGACAGCGCATACGGGTCTCCCATTCTGCCGAGCCGGATCGGCAGCATCGCCGCTCGGTCGACCTCGAGCAGCT from Actinomycetota bacterium includes the following:
- a CDS encoding helix-turn-helix domain-containing protein, coding for MGSVLVRPETLLRWHRQLVARKWTTPHRHPGRPALDPEVRALILRLARENPRWGYMRIRGELLKLGVRVSATTIATALRRAGLGPAPRRGPTWSQFLRHQAAGMLACDFLTVETITLKTLYVLVWIELGTRKVHLGGATLNPDSGWVTQQARNLTMALQEEGRSPRFLIHDRDTKFSGPFDEVFRSEGMRIVLTPIRAPNANAFCERWVGTLRAECLDWTLVLGRRHLERVLRTYIGHGGGQLTFQDMRRINATDFTVAITGGTGAYEGARGQAEVHVTK